The sequence below is a genomic window from bacterium 336/3.
GTTGAAGAATCTCCAGCGAAAAATAATGTTTCGATAGTAAAATCCCAATGCCAAAATACTTAAAAAAGCAAAACGAATCAGAATTTGTTCGGCTTTGCCTAAAAAAAAATTGATCTCGAAACGATGTTTTTCTGTAAAAAAACGAGGGTAAAAAGTGTCTATGATACTTGTAAACCATTTGGGTGCAAGCAATGGGTTTTCGTAAGCCAAAAGGATTTCATATTTCAGAAAAATCCAATAGACAATTTGCACTAAAATATTGACTACAAACACTATATACAAAAAATATCTACTTGTTGTTTTCATAGGTTGCAATCAATGATGAATCTCTTTTTTTATTAGAAATTTGCACCCGATACAAATGCCATGCTTTTACATCTTGATTGGTAGAATACAAATTTTGAGTACTTTTTCTAAACTTTTTTTCAAAGTCATTCATCTTGTTCTGATAATAATATTTTCTTACAAGATAATTAAAAACACTCTCATCTACACCTATTTGATAAGTGTTAAATTTATAAACAATGTTTTTTTTGTTGGTATAATACAAAATAAATAGTTCTTCCTTTTGGTTTGTTCTGATGGGTTCAGCAAACATTCCAAATCGGAAGAACGGGTAAAAATCGTTGATAAGCAAAAAAGGAAGCCAGACTAATAGCAAGGCTATGGCTATCTTTTTGTACATGAAATTATTTTATCTTTTAGAAAAAGCTTTTGTTTCTACAACTATAAAACCTTTAGAAGTACGAGCATACATTTTTACAGGCAACTGGTCTGCATCAGCTGTAACAGCAATGCGAATAGAGCTTGTTTCAACTTGTTCTACCACAGGAGCCACTACTCCCAAAATATAACAGTCCTTTGTTCCATTGTAAATACTCATACTTTTTTTACCTAAGTACTTAAATTTTATAGTTTCTGTTTTTTCGGGTTCAGCAACAATTTGTATATTAATAATATCATTGATTTTCAGGTTTTTAAAGTCAATTTGACGAAGTTTGTAAAAAGCACTGAAACCGTCTTCTGTTTCAGCAGAGAAATTAGTCGTTTTCTTTTCGCTGGGGCGTTCGAGTGTATAACTGACAGCCTTACCCAATTTATGGTTGTATTCTGTGATAAAATTGGTTTTCTTTTTACCATCATCTACAAAGGCATGTAGTTTTTGAGGACGTAGTTTTTTTGAATCTATCCAAGAAGTTACTTTGTTATCAAAATTAATAATGCCCAAAGCAGCCGTGATTTTACCAATTGCTGTAATTTTATAACAAGTTTGGTTATTAAGGCTTACAGTTTGATTATCTACTTGCAGAGTCAGTTCTGCCACATCACTTCCATCTTTTAAGATTTTATATGTTATTTTTTCTCCTGATGGGTTGAGTTGTGCCTTTGATAAAAAAGGCAATGCTATGAGTAAAAAAAGTAATAAATTTTTCATTATGATTTGTATTTGGACTGTAATTTACAAATTTCTGTCAAAAATCAAGCCTGATTTTTTGACTTCTAGTGATTCAAAAAAAAGAAAAGATATAATAATAACCACACTCCATCTAAAAAATGCCAAAACATAGATACTAATTTTAAGCGTTTTTGGTTAGGTGGATTGATTGAATAGACAAAAGAATCTACATATTTTATCTTTTTAAGAGCTTGCCAAGTTAAAATCAAGAGAGCTGTCATACCTGCCAAAAAATGTATAACATGCAATCCAGTAAGCAAGTATAGATATGCTACAGAAGTTTTTCCTTTGATAAGAAAAAGACCTTTTTCTTGAAGATGAACCCATCCTATTACTTGGCAAACCATAAAGGTAAGTCCTAGAAAAACAGTAGAACCCAAAAAATAACGATAACCTACAAAATCGTCTTTTTTAAATGATAAATTAGCCTGATGTAAAGTATAACTGCTAATGAGAATAACAAAAGTACTAAAGTTAAAAATTTTAGGTAACTGGAAATCTAACCAACCTTTATTCCCTTTTGAAAGGCTGTAAGCCAACACGAGTATTAAAAACAAAACACTCATACCTATCATAGCTATTATGAGCATATTTTCTTGGTATGAGCGTTTTTGATTCAGTAACTTTAACATAAACTTTGGTTTTATTAATTTCTAACACCAAAGTTTATTTTTTTGTTTCAGGGATTTTAATCTTCTCTTCCTTTTTTATTTTCATCAGACTCTGCCATTCTTACAACTTTAGGACTAAACTTGGCAATGATCTCTACCAAATCCCTCTGAGCTAACATCACATCATTAATGTCTTTGTATGCCATAGGAGCTTCATCCAAATCGCCACCTATCAGTGTTACACCTTTTTCTTGTAGATTTTTTTTTACTTCGTTCATTGTGAAGCTGTTAAGAGCCTTATTTCTGCTCATTAACCTACCCGAACCATGTGAAGCAGAATTTACTGCTGAAATTTCTCCTTTACCACGAACCACAAAACCCTGTGTAGCCATAGAACTGGGTATAATTCCCAAAACACCTTTTTGAGCAGGTGTAGCCCCTTTTCTGTGTACCATTACCTCCGTTCCATCAGCCAATTTTTCTTTCCATGCAAAATTATGATGGTTTTCTATCATAAAAAGAGGTTTTTTGCCTAAGGCTTTTGCCATTCTTCTATGAATTTGGTGATGATTGGCAGCAGCATACTCCCCTGCAAGATTCATGGCTATCCAATATTCTTGCCCTGCTTCTGTGTTCAAGTCGAGCCATGCCAAATGTTGAGCCTCACGAGGCAATTTTGTTTGCTCAATAGCTAATTTAGAATAATGATTGGCAATACCAGCCCCAAAACCTCTTGATCCTGAATGAGATAGCAAAGCTACATAATTCCCTTTGGGCAGGTTTCCTAAATCAGCACTGTTTTCTTCTACTATTTCAATCACTCCCCATTCTACAAAGTGGTTACCAGTTCCAGATGTCCCTATTTGCGATAAAGCTTTGGGATACAGACTTCTAATAAAAGGTGTAGCTTTCCAGTCAGGATGTTCCCAAACTTCGTCATCCAAAGAATTTTTGTTTGTGCCTGCAATTCCAAAATAGGTATGGTCTCCCAAATGCTTTTTAAATTCACTTCTGCGTTTTTCGAGTAAAACAGCATCTAATTCAAATACACTCAAACACATACGACAAGCAATATCTACACCCACAGCAAAGGGAATAATTTTGTCTGACTCTGTAGCTAGGACTCCTCCAATTGGTAAACCATAACCTTGATGAGCATCGGGCATCAAAGCCCCTGCAACTGATATAGGCAATTTCATGGCTGTATCCATCTGATAAAGAGCAGTTTCCTCGATATGCTCTTTTCCAAAAACCTGATAAGTTAAAGGGCGTTCTCGGAGTTCAAAAGACTTAAAACCCTCATTTTCATTTGTTTTTTTGGGTTGTAATTCTTGTGTAAGTTTAGCTATTTCTCCAAAAGTCTCGTCTTCTGTATATTTTTCGGGCTGATTGACTAATTTTTCGTAGGTTTCTAAGAGTAATTTTTTTTCTATTTTTCCTTTTTTGAGTAAAAATTTGGCAAGTTTTCCTGCCTCTTCCAACAATTCTTTATCCTGAAAAAATATTTTTAATTCGTTATTATTAATTTTTGAAGCCATTTTTTTGTCTAATTTTTTTCTTTACTAAAATTTTTTTCTCTTCTTTCTGGGGTTTCAAAATACTGATTTTCATAATTTTATAAGGTTTAATGTTTTTTACTGTTACAATGTTCTTAAAACTGCGATTTAGTTTTACAGCAAAAATCGTGAAAAAATTAAATATAAGGCTTATGAAAAAACAGATTTTATCTTTGATGTTGCTTTGCACAAGTATATCAGTCTATGCCCAAAGAAGAAAAATCAAAATGAATAAGAGCCATATAAAGCTCAAGAAAGGAAAAGAGAAAGTAAAATAAATCCTTTAAATTTTATCTTTGGTAAATTAGAAACTACCTTTTATAAAAAAAATACTCTTTATAAATACCATTAAGTATTATATTTAATACATTTAATTTATAAACCCTTCATTTATCTATTTTTATGAGAAAGTTTAGTTTTTTATTTTTAGTAAGTTTAATTCTTCTGAATGCTTGTAAGTCGTCTGTGGACTCCGAACAAAGAACATGGAAAAACAATGTTCAAAACCTTGAAAAGCTTAAAACCCAATATCCTTCTTTAGCTAAAATCTTAGATACCAAACTTCAAGATGCTCAAAAAGTATACAAAGAAGCAGAAGGTATTTCAGATGAAAAGCAAAAAATGGAAAAAATGGGGGAAGCCAACAAAGTGTTGGATACTCAATTTATAAGAGATTTGAGTTCTGTTGAGTACAAAATCAAGAGTATTGAAAAAGAAATGGAAAAGATTTCTAAAAAGAAGTTTAGCAAATCCTCTTTATCAAAAGTAAATGATGGTATG
It includes:
- a CDS encoding RNA 2',3'-cyclic phosphate--5'-hydroxyl ligase, with the protein product MASKINNNELKIFFQDKELLEEAGKLAKFLLKKGKIEKKLLLETYEKLVNQPEKYTEDETFGEIAKLTQELQPKKTNENEGFKSFELRERPLTYQVFGKEHIEETALYQMDTAMKLPISVAGALMPDAHQGYGLPIGGVLATESDKIIPFAVGVDIACRMCLSVFELDAVLLEKRRSEFKKHLGDHTYFGIAGTNKNSLDDEVWEHPDWKATPFIRSLYPKALSQIGTSGTGNHFVEWGVIEIVEENSADLGNLPKGNYVALLSHSGSRGFGAGIANHYSKLAIEQTKLPREAQHLAWLDLNTEAGQEYWIAMNLAGEYAAANHHQIHRRMAKALGKKPLFMIENHHNFAWKEKLADGTEVMVHRKGATPAQKGVLGIIPSSMATQGFVVRGKGEISAVNSASHGSGRLMSRNKALNSFTMNEVKKNLQEKGVTLIGGDLDEAPMAYKDINDVMLAQRDLVEIIAKFSPKVVRMAESDENKKGRED